In one window of Tubulanus polymorphus chromosome 3, tnTubPoly1.2, whole genome shotgun sequence DNA:
- the LOC141901793 gene encoding uncharacterized protein LOC141901793 isoform X1, whose protein sequence is MFVFTKKKNYSVNTSEMPQTSERSHRSWKKMLRYLLGRDDETNWVAHIPELQRIMNQRSHKALSDKMTPFEVFFARKHNQGESLQNGQMTKADSVDEENTSDVASSNLTAWENESASKRKAAEALSTVYNAAMVKGLRIDTLVPSMNLDTVFW, encoded by the exons ATGTTTGtttttacgaaaaaaaaaaattactct GTTAATACATCAGAAATGCCTCAAACT TCCGAAAGATCACATAGGAGCTGGAAGAAGATGCTTCGGTACCTACTCGGGAGAGATGATGAGACAAATTGGGTTGCGCATATTCCTGAGCTCCAGAGAATTATGAATCAACGATCACATAAAGCATTGT CCGATAAGATGACTCCTTTCGAAGTATTTTTTGCCAGGAAGCACAATCAAGGTGAAAGCCTTCAAAATGGTCAGATGACGAAAGCAGACTCCGTAGATGAAGAAAATACTTCAGATGTGGCTTCTTCAAAT CTCACTGCCTGGGAGAATGAATCCGCTTCAAAGCGAAAAGCAGCTGAAGCACTTTCAACTGTATATAATGCTGCAATGGTCAAGGGACTAAGAATAGATACCCTTGTTCCCAGTATGAACCTGGACACCGTGTTTTGGTGA
- the LOC141901793 gene encoding uncharacterized protein LOC141901793 isoform X2 — MFVFTKKKNYSVNTSEMPQTSERSHRSWKKMLRYLLGRDDETNWVAHIPELQRIMNQRSHKALSDKMTPFEVFFARKHNQAHCLGE, encoded by the exons ATGTTTGtttttacgaaaaaaaaaaattactct GTTAATACATCAGAAATGCCTCAAACT TCCGAAAGATCACATAGGAGCTGGAAGAAGATGCTTCGGTACCTACTCGGGAGAGATGATGAGACAAATTGGGTTGCGCATATTCCTGAGCTCCAGAGAATTATGAATCAACGATCACATAAAGCATTGT CCGATAAGATGACTCCTTTCGAAGTATTTTTTGCCAGGAAGCACAATCAAG CTCACTGCCTGGGAGAATGA